Proteins from one Mesorhizobium sp. AR10 genomic window:
- a CDS encoding M81 family metallopeptidase — protein MKVAIAGFLLESVSFLPNLMTLEDFKRNESRGSEMVGRHRGTETVLGGFIDICDREGTEMVPIVWTSGDATTPAADDAFDHYCQVIVDGLRAHGGSLDGVLLDLHGACTTPTRHDPDGDMVRLVRNAVGPDVPIMLALDYHGNLDASTISDATATFGYHYSPHIDMGDTGRRAAECLFRTLRREINPVTAIARPGVMVPSIFSATTLHPLSSFVARSVELPHTTPGLLDISIFAGFSYADVPNCGFSVVVVADGDRSLAERTAIELSDSICQARRELHIPGLVRNLEDGVAYGLERAKSAKAPVVLLEHADRMNDSTHVLRELIRRGASNAAVPFLWDPQSAAAACEAGVRKTIHLNLGGRSSPRSGGPIPVEARILQAGEKRYSVTGPMGRGAKVDLGPTAVLDIGGIIVSVTTNPATAIDEDPFIQFGMRAQDFAIIVLRSKTHFLAVYEPLAEEIVIIDTPDWGPADLKTLPYRHAPTATSYPFVDHV, from the coding sequence ATGAAAGTAGCCATCGCGGGATTCCTCCTTGAATCGGTCAGTTTCCTGCCGAATCTAATGACCCTGGAGGATTTCAAGCGCAACGAGTCGCGAGGAAGCGAAATGGTGGGCCGTCACCGCGGAACGGAGACGGTCCTGGGCGGCTTCATCGACATCTGTGACCGCGAAGGCACCGAGATGGTGCCGATTGTCTGGACGTCAGGCGACGCGACCACGCCCGCCGCAGATGACGCGTTCGACCATTATTGCCAAGTTATTGTCGACGGGCTGAGAGCGCACGGCGGATCGCTCGACGGCGTTCTCCTCGATCTTCACGGGGCATGTACAACTCCGACGCGCCACGACCCCGACGGCGACATGGTGCGCCTGGTACGCAACGCGGTCGGACCGGACGTTCCGATCATGCTCGCGCTCGACTACCACGGCAATCTTGATGCATCCACGATCTCCGATGCTACAGCCACCTTCGGCTATCACTATTCTCCCCATATCGACATGGGTGACACCGGCAGGCGAGCGGCGGAATGCCTCTTCAGGACCTTGCGACGAGAGATCAATCCCGTGACGGCGATCGCCCGACCAGGTGTCATGGTTCCGAGTATTTTCAGCGCCACGACTTTGCACCCGCTTTCGAGTTTCGTCGCCCGCTCGGTCGAACTTCCCCACACCACTCCCGGATTGTTGGACATCTCGATATTTGCCGGGTTCTCTTATGCAGACGTGCCGAACTGCGGATTCTCCGTCGTCGTCGTTGCCGATGGCGACCGGAGTCTTGCCGAGCGAACTGCAATTGAACTCAGCGACAGCATATGCCAAGCCCGTCGTGAGCTCCACATTCCTGGACTGGTTCGAAATCTGGAGGATGGGGTGGCTTACGGGCTCGAACGGGCAAAGTCGGCCAAAGCGCCGGTTGTCCTGCTCGAGCATGCCGACCGGATGAATGATTCCACTCACGTGCTGCGTGAGTTAATCCGCAGGGGAGCGAGCAACGCCGCTGTGCCTTTCCTCTGGGACCCCCAAAGCGCAGCCGCTGCATGCGAGGCCGGCGTCAGAAAAACCATTCACCTGAATCTTGGTGGCCGCTCGTCGCCAAGGTCGGGAGGGCCGATCCCCGTCGAGGCGAGGATTCTGCAGGCGGGCGAAAAGCGCTATTCAGTGACCGGTCCGATGGGTCGCGGCGCCAAAGTCGACCTTGGTCCGACCGCGGTGCTTGACATCGGAGGCATCATCGTGAGCGTCACCACGAATCCTGCCACGGCGATCGACGAGGACCCGTTCATACAGTTTGGTATGCGGGCGCAGGACTTCGCGATCATCGTGCTTCGCTCGAAGACCCACTTCCTGGCGGTCTACGAGCCTCTGGCAGAGGAGATCGTCATCATCGACACGCCCGATTGGGGGCCAGCGGACCTCAAGACGCTGCCATACCGGCACGCCCCGACCGCCACGTCCTATCCGTTCGTCGATCATGTATGA
- a CDS encoding IS5 family transposase — MPFKHNTSRRHRIEKMKFRVTNWPEYEAGLRHRGSLTLWGTPEALSGWQAPRRKTRGGQHRYSDLAIETTLTLGLVFGLRLRQAEGLLGSVLQLMGLALAVPDHTTLSRRARTWQSPNKRHDRQVPPEGPVHVLVDSTGLQVYGAGQWLEEKHGARSRRSWRKLHLALDADSGEIIAHTLTDQDAGDVSQVEPLLDQIGGPIGQFTADGAYDGKPTYDAVIDHSAAAAIVIPPRANAVEPFDDRPAGQRDQHIAAIGRDGRMKWQVSNGYGKRSLVETAIGRYKSTIGRRLRARSLPVQKTEVAIGCSVLNRMLACARPKSARRKAATA; from the coding sequence ATGCCTTTCAAACACAATACCAGCCGCCGCCATCGTATTGAGAAGATGAAGTTCAGGGTGACGAACTGGCCAGAATATGAGGCAGGACTTCGTCATCGCGGCAGTTTGACCCTGTGGGGGACGCCGGAAGCCCTGTCCGGGTGGCAAGCGCCAAGACGCAAGACACGTGGCGGCCAGCACCGCTATTCTGATCTGGCGATCGAGACCACCTTGACGCTGGGCCTTGTGTTTGGCCTGCGGCTGCGCCAGGCAGAAGGCTTGCTGGGATCGGTGCTGCAACTGATGGGGCTGGCGCTCGCTGTCCCCGATCATACTACCCTGAGCCGTCGGGCGCGGACATGGCAATCGCCCAACAAACGGCATGATCGCCAGGTTCCGCCGGAGGGACCAGTGCATGTTCTTGTCGACAGCACCGGCCTGCAGGTCTACGGCGCGGGTCAGTGGCTGGAGGAGAAGCACGGCGCCAGATCCCGTCGCAGTTGGCGCAAGCTGCATCTGGCACTGGATGCCGACAGCGGCGAGATCATTGCCCATACCCTGACTGATCAGGACGCTGGCGATGTCTCTCAAGTTGAGCCACTACTCGACCAGATTGGCGGTCCGATCGGACAGTTTACTGCTGACGGCGCCTATGACGGAAAACCGACTTACGACGCAGTCATCGATCATAGCGCTGCCGCCGCAATCGTCATTCCGCCTCGTGCCAACGCGGTCGAACCATTCGACGATAGACCTGCCGGCCAAAGGGACCAGCATATCGCCGCAATCGGCAGAGACGGCCGGATGAAATGGCAGGTCTCCAACGGTTATGGCAAACGCTCGCTGGTCGAGACCGCCATAGGGCGATACAAGTCCACCATCGGGCGGCGTTTGCGGGCACGGTCGCTTCCCGTTCAGAAGACCGAAGTCGCCATCGGCTGCTCCGTCCTCAACCGCATGCTTGCCTGCGCACGCCCGAAATCCGCCCGCCGCAAGGCGGCCACGGCATAG
- a CDS encoding M24 family metallopeptidase — protein sequence MTQLPLSSPPFPVEEYRSRLTALRVVMAERQVDLLIVDQLEHLQYFGGYCCTGATYHALLITLDGEPLAVIRALDVPVFSEMSWLTDCLAIGDSDNPIKVVAETIVARGHGASAIGVERDSHFLTVNRALELQTLLPDASIVDFSGIMWEMRQVKSPLEIAYLEVAAEICDRATAVGFDAARAGVNEREVFAAMTAEALRLGADNGYLGVLVSGPRSAALHGELGHRTLAEGDILHVEMVPKFRGYGSRMMRPKSIGEPTNEQMQIAETMIRIQDEQFRAMKPGAESKKVDHILREGILAAGLRDSYTNVTGYTLGLLSGPRGSDFTRVFLADSDWQLQKNQVFHMYTWAGGMAFSETIVVTPEGGKRLTKMERKLCH from the coding sequence ATGACCCAGCTTCCCCTTTCCTCCCCGCCCTTTCCCGTTGAAGAATACCGCTCGCGCCTCACGGCATTGCGCGTAGTCATGGCCGAGCGGCAAGTGGACCTCCTTATCGTCGACCAGCTCGAACACCTTCAATATTTCGGCGGTTACTGTTGCACAGGGGCCACGTATCACGCCTTGCTTATCACCCTTGATGGGGAGCCTCTTGCTGTGATCCGTGCGCTCGACGTTCCGGTCTTCAGCGAAATGAGCTGGCTCACCGATTGCTTGGCAATTGGTGATAGCGATAATCCTATCAAGGTCGTCGCTGAGACGATCGTAGCCCGAGGACACGGAGCTTCGGCTATAGGCGTCGAGCGCGACAGCCACTTTCTCACCGTGAACCGGGCACTGGAGCTTCAAACCTTGCTACCGGATGCCTCGATAGTCGATTTCTCCGGTATCATGTGGGAAATGCGGCAGGTCAAATCGCCGCTTGAAATCGCCTATCTGGAAGTAGCCGCCGAGATATGTGACCGCGCGACGGCCGTGGGTTTCGACGCGGCTCGAGCCGGTGTCAATGAGCGCGAGGTCTTCGCAGCCATGACTGCTGAAGCGTTACGCCTTGGTGCGGACAATGGATACCTCGGCGTTCTGGTGTCGGGCCCTCGCTCGGCAGCCCTGCACGGGGAGTTAGGCCACCGCACACTTGCCGAGGGGGATATCCTGCATGTCGAAATGGTCCCGAAGTTTCGCGGCTACGGGTCGCGGATGATGCGCCCGAAATCGATCGGTGAGCCAACCAATGAACAAATGCAGATCGCAGAAACGATGATCCGAATCCAAGACGAGCAGTTTCGCGCCATGAAGCCCGGTGCGGAGTCGAAGAAAGTTGACCATATCCTGCGAGAGGGCATACTGGCGGCCGGATTGCGCGACAGCTACACAAACGTCACCGGCTATACGCTCGGCCTCCTCTCAGGCCCGCGCGGCTCTGATTTCACCCGTGTTTTCCTCGCCGACAGCGATTGGCAGTTGCAGAAAAACCAAGTATTCCACATGTATACGTGGGCCGGTGGCATGGCATTTAGCGAAACCATCGTCGTCACACCGGAGGGCGGAAAGCGCCTGACTAAAATGGAACGCAAACTTTGCCACTGA
- the ltrA gene encoding group II intron reverse transcriptase/maturase, whose translation MGKAKPFDIPKRAVWEAYQRVKANRGAAGVDDQSIEDFERDVKNNLFKLWNRLSSGSYFPPPVKRVAIKKRQGGTRPLGIPTVSDRIAQGVVKAYLEPELERHFHPDSYGYRPGKSALEAVGMARQRCWRHDWVLDLDIQAFFDTIPHDLLLRAVRKHTDCTWVLLYIERWLTAPVQLENGTLEPRERGTPQGSVISPLLANLFLHYAFDRWMAKHRPEIPFERFADDAVCHCSSERQAQKLQTDLEQRFAECGLKLHPNKTQIVYCKDNVRRGHCPNQKFDFLGYTFRPRLAMNRWGKTFVNFSPGISNRAAKAIRQTMRDWQLDRRIDKRINDLAKMFNPILRGWMNYYGRYHKSALSRALMHLDLRLARWAMSKYRRLRRHRRRARYWVQDVRRREPALFAHWRLLYRATAGR comes from the coding sequence TTGGGTAAAGCAAAGCCGTTCGATATTCCTAAACGGGCTGTTTGGGAGGCTTATCAACGGGTAAAGGCGAACCGGGGTGCAGCCGGGGTCGATGATCAGTCGATCGAGGATTTTGAGCGGGATGTGAAGAACAACCTGTTCAAGCTCTGGAACCGATTGTCATCTGGCAGCTACTTTCCGCCGCCAGTCAAACGGGTCGCGATCAAAAAGCGGCAAGGTGGTACAAGGCCGTTGGGCATTCCCACGGTCTCAGACCGGATTGCGCAAGGGGTGGTGAAGGCATACCTGGAACCGGAACTGGAAAGACATTTCCATCCCGATTCCTATGGGTATAGGCCCGGCAAGTCGGCACTCGAGGCAGTGGGTATGGCAAGGCAGAGATGCTGGCGCCATGACTGGGTTCTCGATCTCGACATTCAGGCCTTCTTCGACACCATTCCACACGACCTGTTGCTACGGGCGGTGCGAAAGCACACCGACTGCACGTGGGTGTTGTTGTACATTGAACGGTGGCTGACGGCTCCCGTGCAACTGGAGAACGGCACTTTGGAACCTCGGGAGAGGGGAACTCCGCAGGGGTCAGTTATCTCACCCTTGCTGGCGAACCTCTTTTTGCACTATGCGTTCGATCGGTGGATGGCCAAACACCGTCCTGAGATTCCGTTTGAACGCTTTGCCGATGATGCCGTTTGTCATTGCAGCAGCGAGCGTCAGGCCCAAAAGTTGCAAACGGATCTTGAGCAACGGTTTGCTGAATGCGGACTGAAGTTACATCCAAACAAGACACAGATCGTGTATTGCAAGGATAACGTTCGGCGGGGGCATTGCCCCAATCAGAAGTTCGACTTTCTCGGCTACACCTTTCGACCGAGACTGGCAATGAACCGATGGGGCAAGACCTTCGTCAATTTCAGTCCGGGTATCAGCAACCGAGCCGCGAAAGCCATCCGTCAGACAATGCGGGACTGGCAGCTTGACCGCCGTATCGACAAGCGCATCAATGATCTGGCCAAGATGTTCAATCCGATCCTTCGTGGTTGGATGAACTACTATGGTCGTTACCACAAATCGGCACTTTCCCGAGCATTGATGCACCTCGATCTGCGCCTGGCACGCTGGGCCATGTCGAAATATCGACGCCTGAGACGCCATCGTCGGCGTGCGCGGTACTGGGTCCAGGACGTAAGGCGTCGGGAGCCAGCGCTGTTTGCACATTGGCGATTGCTGTATCGGGCAACGGCTGGACGGTAG
- a CDS encoding winged helix DNA-binding protein, which produces MEFALTMSNHAFHRWMVRCMSAAGGPDLAALDILVLHLVHHRMRPKSLADISLVLNIEDSHLVTYSVKKLVGHGLVTGGRKGKEKTITTTSQGEELCRRYAEVREALLVRAVQQLGLDPAEVSRLAGLLRAISGSYDQAARAAAAAA; this is translated from the coding sequence TTGGAGTTTGCCCTGACCATGTCCAATCATGCATTTCATCGTTGGATGGTCCGGTGTATGTCAGCCGCGGGCGGGCCGGATCTCGCAGCACTCGACATCCTTGTTCTGCACCTTGTTCACCACCGCATGCGTCCGAAATCGCTTGCCGACATCAGTCTGGTTCTGAACATTGAAGACTCTCATCTCGTCACGTACTCGGTAAAAAAGCTAGTAGGCCATGGTCTGGTCACCGGAGGCCGGAAGGGTAAGGAAAAGACAATCACAACGACGAGCCAAGGGGAGGAACTTTGCCGGCGCTACGCCGAGGTTCGCGAGGCGCTACTCGTCCGCGCAGTCCAGCAGCTCGGGCTCGATCCCGCCGAGGTGTCGCGTCTGGCCGGGCTCCTTCGTGCAATTTCCGGGAGTTACGACCAAGCTGCCCGGGCCGCTGCCGCAGCGGCCTAG
- a CDS encoding IS3 family transposase (programmed frameshift) → MSRRPRRNHSPAFKAKVALAAIKGEKTLAELAQQYDVHANQITDWRKQLLDGASNVFGAAEKSEPTVDIKALHAKIGELTLANDFLGLGARQGRLVGERKTMIDREHELPIAKQAAELGISRGSVYSLPKPTSAADLKLMRRIDELHLDYPFAGSRMLQKLLKREGYETGRLHVRTLMKRMGIEALYRKPRTSKPGDGHKIYPYLLGKLAVTRPNQVWATDLTYIPMARGFCYLVAVVDWFTRKVLSWRLSITMDAAFCIEALEEALATYGKPEIFNSDQGSQFTSHDFTKVLLDREIRISMDGKGAWRDNVFVERLWRSVKYEEVYLKAYNSVREGRASIGKYLDFYNRRRPHSSLDGRAPDEAYFTPLPLPEAA, encoded by the exons ATGAGCAGACGACCACGCCGGAACCACAGCCCGGCTTTCAAGGCGAAAGTTGCGCTTGCGGCGATCAAGGGAGAAAAGACGCTGGCCGAGCTGGCGCAGCAATATGATGTGCATGCGAACCAGATCACGGATTGGAGAAAGCAGCTTCTGGACGGGGCCTCGAACGTGTTTGGCGCGGCGGAGAAATCGGAGCCGACGGTGGACATAAAGGCCCTCCATGCCAAGATCGGAGAGCTGACGCTGGCCAATGATTTTTTAG GGCTCGGCGCTCGGCAAGGCCGGCTGGTCGGGGAGCGCAAGACGATGATCGACCGGGAACATGAACTGCCGATTGCCAAGCAGGCGGCCGAACTGGGGATCAGCCGCGGCAGCGTCTACTCCCTACCCAAGCCGACATCGGCGGCAGACCTGAAGCTGATGCGGCGCATCGACGAATTGCACCTGGATTACCCGTTCGCGGGCAGCCGCATGTTGCAGAAGCTTTTGAAGCGCGAAGGCTATGAGACGGGTCGCCTGCATGTGCGCACCTTGATGAAGCGCATGGGTATCGAGGCGCTCTACCGCAAGCCGCGCACTTCGAAGCCGGGCGACGGGCACAAGATCTATCCGTATTTGCTGGGCAAGCTGGCGGTGACGCGGCCCAACCAGGTCTGGGCGACGGACCTGACCTATATCCCGATGGCCCGCGGCTTCTGCTACCTGGTTGCTGTCGTCGACTGGTTCACGCGCAAGGTACTGAGCTGGCGGCTGTCGATCACCATGGATGCGGCGTTTTGCATTGAAGCCCTCGAGGAGGCGCTGGCGACATACGGCAAGCCCGAGATCTTCAACTCCGATCAGGGCAGCCAGTTCACCAGCCATGACTTCACCAAGGTCCTGCTCGACCGGGAGATCAGGATCAGCATGGATGGCAAGGGCGCCTGGCGCGACAACGTCTTCGTCGAGCGTCTCTGGCGGTCGGTGAAATATGAGGAGGTCTATCTCAAGGCCTATAACAGCGTTCGCGAAGGGCGGGCGTCGATCGGAAAATATCTCGATTTCTACAATCGGCGACGTCCGCATTCCAGCCTTGACGGCAGAGCGCCAGATGAGGCCTACTTCACCCCGCTACCGCTTCCCGAGGCGGCCTAA
- a CDS encoding ATP-grasp domain-containing protein translates to MRIAIVTNNDFNGVINRFGQPWPQPPQPWPQQGTVERVVAALQEGGHETLLCEGDKGLLVTLERFMPPDPQARPSGIVFNLAEGIQGEYRYTHVPAMLEMAGVPYTGSSLLGHGLTNDKVITKTLIRDRGVPTPNFRVMRRGTESTGDLRFPVIVKPRLEECSLGLQLVHEPAQLKLAVEVIVTQYAQDALVEEYIDGREIAVALLGNEELEVLPLVEQDFGERETRLLDWDAKYVAAAAVPKICPAQIESQLETMLRDVSVATFRACHCRDYARVDFRIDRSGQPFVLEMNSMPSLSIHSSYVTAATTAGHSFSSLINRILNVAHTRCFGIGIP, encoded by the coding sequence ATGCGAATAGCCATCGTGACGAACAATGATTTTAACGGTGTAATTAACCGGTTCGGTCAGCCTTGGCCGCAGCCGCCGCAGCCTTGGCCGCAGCAAGGGACCGTCGAAAGAGTTGTGGCGGCGCTGCAAGAGGGCGGCCACGAGACGCTGCTGTGCGAAGGCGACAAAGGACTGCTCGTTACGCTCGAGCGGTTCATGCCACCCGATCCGCAGGCCCGCCCTTCGGGAATTGTCTTCAACTTGGCAGAGGGAATTCAGGGCGAATACCGTTACACCCACGTTCCGGCCATGCTCGAAATGGCCGGCGTTCCATACACCGGATCGAGCCTGCTCGGGCATGGGCTGACGAACGACAAGGTCATCACCAAGACGCTCATCCGCGATCGCGGCGTGCCGACGCCGAATTTTCGCGTTATGCGTCGCGGTACCGAGAGTACCGGCGACCTGCGATTCCCAGTAATAGTGAAGCCGCGTCTCGAAGAGTGCAGCCTCGGATTGCAACTCGTACATGAACCTGCTCAGTTGAAGCTGGCCGTGGAAGTGATCGTCACGCAGTATGCGCAGGATGCGCTCGTGGAAGAATACATCGACGGTCGAGAAATCGCTGTCGCGCTGCTCGGAAACGAAGAGCTCGAGGTGTTGCCCCTGGTAGAGCAGGACTTCGGCGAACGCGAAACGCGTCTTCTGGATTGGGATGCGAAGTACGTGGCGGCCGCAGCGGTGCCGAAGATTTGCCCGGCGCAAATCGAGAGCCAGCTTGAAACGATGTTGCGGGATGTTTCGGTTGCGACCTTCCGTGCCTGCCACTGCCGGGACTATGCCCGCGTCGATTTCCGGATCGATCGCTCCGGCCAGCCGTTTGTCCTAGAGATGAACTCGATGCCGTCGCTCAGTATTCACTCCAGTTATGTCACAGCCGCAACGACCGCCGGACACAGCTTCTCAAGCTTGATCAATCGCATCCTAAATGTCGCCCACACCCGGTGTTTCGGAATTGGCATCCCCTAG
- a CDS encoding transposase domain-containing protein, protein MNSVDPLDWLSQTLTRIAQGWPASEIEMLMPWNFRPDVIG, encoded by the coding sequence ATGAACAGCGTCGATCCGCTCGACTGGCTCTCGCAGACCTTGACCCGCATCGCTCAAGGCTGGCCCGCATCCGAAATCGAAATGCTCATGCCTTGGAACTTTAGGCCTGACGTTATCGGCTGA
- the tnpC gene encoding IS66 family transposase yields the protein MILSMAREQAASEARIAVADARIAASEAEVARLKAVEKSASERIANLTSILKVLQRTQHGTRSERLRLAIDDEQASFAFEEVETGLSEIRSELDRAVGNKPKRAPRPRKGFAAHLERIEEVVEPEIPADCEGLEKVLIGEDRSERLDVVPPKFQVIVTRRPKYAFRGRDGVVQALAPAHIIESGLPTERLLAYIAVSKYADGLPLYRQEAIYLRDGVEISRSLMAQWMGHLGFELQMLADYILERIKEGERVFADETTLPTLAPGSGKTTKAWLWAYARDDRPYGGTSPPMVAYRFEDSRGADCVARHLTGFSGILQVDGYSAYTNLVKARAKAGSNETIRLAGCWAHLRRKFYDLHISGVSQAATVTIIAMTELWKVEDEVRGKDAGSRAALRQEKSVAIVASLFDLWEAELGKVSGKSKTAEAIRYALTRREALERFLMDGHYRRACNQAPDDHAKE from the coding sequence ATGATCCTTTCCATGGCTCGCGAGCAGGCTGCAAGCGAGGCCCGGATCGCAGTCGCCGACGCTCGGATCGCAGCATCTGAGGCGGAGGTCGCCCGGCTGAAAGCTGTCGAGAAAAGCGCCAGCGAGCGGATCGCCAATCTCACGTCAATCCTGAAAGTTTTACAGCGCACGCAACATGGCACGCGTTCCGAGCGGCTACGCCTGGCCATCGACGACGAGCAGGCCTCCTTTGCCTTCGAAGAGGTCGAGACCGGCCTTTCGGAAATCCGGAGCGAACTCGACCGCGCGGTCGGGAACAAGCCGAAGCGCGCCCCGCGTCCGCGCAAGGGCTTTGCTGCCCACCTCGAACGCATCGAGGAGGTCGTCGAGCCGGAAATCCCGGCCGACTGCGAGGGGCTTGAAAAGGTTCTGATCGGCGAGGATCGATCCGAGCGGCTGGACGTCGTGCCGCCGAAGTTCCAGGTCATCGTCACGCGCCGTCCCAAATACGCCTTCCGGGGCCGTGACGGCGTGGTCCAGGCTCTGGCGCCGGCGCACATCATCGAAAGCGGCCTGCCGACGGAGCGGCTGCTCGCCTATATCGCCGTCTCCAAATACGCCGACGGCCTCCCGCTTTATCGGCAGGAGGCGATCTATCTGCGCGACGGCGTCGAGATCAGCCGGTCGTTGATGGCGCAATGGATGGGGCATCTGGGCTTCGAACTGCAGATGCTTGCTGATTACATACTGGAGCGCATCAAGGAGGGCGAAAGGGTCTTCGCCGACGAGACGACCTTGCCCACCCTTGCCCCTGGTTCCGGGAAAACCACGAAAGCCTGGTTGTGGGCCTACGCACGGGATGACCGACCCTATGGCGGAACCAGTCCGCCAATGGTTGCCTATCGTTTTGAAGACAGCAGAGGTGCGGATTGCGTGGCGCGCCACCTCACCGGATTCAGCGGTATCCTGCAAGTGGATGGCTACTCGGCCTATACCAACCTGGTCAAGGCACGGGCCAAAGCCGGCAGCAATGAAACAATCCGGCTCGCCGGGTGCTGGGCTCACCTGCGGCGCAAATTCTACGACCTGCACATCAGCGGGGTCTCGCAGGCCGCGACGGTAACGATCATCGCCATGACCGAATTGTGGAAGGTCGAGGACGAGGTTCGCGGCAAGGATGCCGGAAGCCGCGCCGCGCTGCGTCAGGAAAAGTCCGTGGCCATTGTCGCGAGCCTCTTCGATCTATGGGAAGCGGAACTGGGCAAGGTCTCCGGAAAATCCAAGACCGCCGAGGCGATCCGCTACGCGCTCACCCGGCGGGAGGCGCTGGAACGCTTTCTGATGGACGGTCATTATCGTCGAGCGTGCAATCAGGCCCCAGACGATCACGCGAAAGAATAG
- the tnpB gene encoding IS66 family insertion sequence element accessory protein TnpB, with protein sequence MIASGVVVYVSCQPVDFRKGAASLMALVRDGGLDPFSGALHVFRSKRYRVLPFPTTLMR encoded by the coding sequence ATGATCGCTTCCGGTGTGGTGGTTTACGTGTCGTGCCAGCCGGTCGACTTCCGCAAGGGCGCGGCATCTTTGATGGCGCTGGTCAGGGATGGCGGCCTGGACCCATTCTCGGGGGCACTTCACGTATTCCGTTCGAAGCGCTACCGGGTCTTGCCCTTCCCGACGACGTTGATGCGCTGA
- a CDS encoding transposase, with protein sequence MSHHRTFEILTAEPVPSRRKPRHRSDEEKARLVAEAFSPGGNVSAVARSEGLDPSQLYAWRRKALSSGMVAPLTEGASKPAKFTCFEAVGSDTVEIVIGDAVVRAGGDVDPDRLARIIRAVRKA encoded by the coding sequence ATGAGCCATCATCGAACATTCGAGATTTTGACGGCGGAGCCTGTGCCGTCCCGACGCAAGCCGCGCCATCGGTCGGACGAAGAGAAGGCACGGCTTGTCGCCGAAGCGTTCTCGCCAGGGGGTAATGTGTCGGCGGTTGCGCGTTCCGAGGGGCTGGACCCCTCGCAGCTCTATGCGTGGCGCCGCAAGGCGCTTTCGTCGGGCATGGTTGCGCCACTGACGGAGGGAGCGAGCAAGCCGGCGAAGTTCACGTGCTTTGAAGCGGTGGGCAGCGACACGGTGGAAATCGTCATTGGCGACGCAGTGGTGCGCGCCGGCGGCGATGTCGATCCCGATCGCCTGGCGAGGATCATCCGCGCGGTTCGTAAGGCATGA
- the panD gene encoding aspartate 1-decarboxylase, with protein MRKFIAAKLHCITVTDANLNYHGSITLDPDHCDEAGILPMEFVEIWNKASGARISTYVIYGERGSRCCVLNGAAARTCQVGDEIIVCSSTYIEEHHMVEIKPRVLTFHRDNSVRDRMFYDGWINDDGTKAFAIREGSPDGNTYPSRANR; from the coding sequence ATGAGAAAATTCATTGCCGCCAAGCTTCATTGTATCACTGTAACCGATGCGAATTTGAACTACCACGGTTCAATAACTCTGGATCCAGATCATTGCGACGAGGCGGGTATTCTTCCAATGGAATTCGTTGAGATCTGGAATAAAGCTTCAGGTGCGCGAATTAGCACGTACGTCATTTACGGCGAGCGGGGTTCTCGTTGCTGTGTGCTGAACGGAGCCGCTGCTCGCACCTGCCAGGTCGGGGATGAGATAATCGTTTGCTCCTCCACATACATCGAGGAGCATCACATGGTAGAGATCAAACCGCGAGTGCTGACGTTCCACCGGGACAATTCTGTCCGCGACCGCATGTTCTACGATGGTTGGATCAACGATGATGGAACGAAGGCGTTCGCGATTCGCGAGGGCTCTCCTGACGGTAACACCTACCCGAGTCGGGCCAATCGCTGA